The Sphingopyxis fribergensis genome contains a region encoding:
- the dapD gene encoding 2,3,4,5-tetrahydropyridine-2,6-dicarboxylate N-succinyltransferase: MTTDLQSTIEAAWDARETLGLTTEGAVRDAVETAIAGLDDGSYRVAERDAGGTWQVNQWLKKAVLLSFRLSDMELIEGGPGGARWWDKVPSKFAGWGENRFRDAGFRAVPGSIVRRGAFISKGAVLLPSFVNIGAYVGEGSMVDAWATVGSCAQIGANVHLSGGAGIGGVLEPLQAGPVVIEDGAFIGARAEVAEGVIVREGAVLSMGVYLGASTKIVDRATGEIFIGEVPAYSVVVPGALPGKPLPDGTPGPSLYCAVIVKRVDAQTRAKTGINELLRD, encoded by the coding sequence ATGACCACCGACCTGCAATCGACGATCGAAGCCGCATGGGACGCACGCGAGACGCTGGGACTGACGACCGAGGGTGCCGTGCGCGATGCGGTCGAGACCGCGATCGCAGGGCTCGACGACGGCAGCTATCGCGTCGCCGAGCGTGACGCCGGCGGCACCTGGCAGGTCAACCAGTGGCTGAAGAAAGCGGTGCTGCTGTCGTTCCGCCTGAGCGACATGGAACTCATCGAAGGCGGCCCCGGCGGCGCGCGCTGGTGGGACAAGGTGCCGTCGAAATTCGCCGGATGGGGCGAGAACCGCTTTCGCGATGCGGGCTTCCGCGCGGTCCCGGGATCGATCGTCCGCCGCGGCGCATTCATCAGCAAGGGCGCCGTCCTGTTACCGAGCTTCGTCAATATCGGCGCCTATGTCGGCGAGGGGTCGATGGTCGACGCCTGGGCGACCGTCGGCAGCTGCGCGCAGATCGGTGCGAACGTCCATCTGTCGGGCGGCGCGGGGATCGGCGGCGTGCTCGAACCGCTGCAGGCCGGGCCGGTGGTGATCGAGGACGGCGCCTTCATCGGCGCGCGCGCCGAAGTTGCCGAGGGCGTCATCGTGCGCGAGGGCGCGGTGCTGTCGATGGGCGTCTACCTTGGCGCGTCGACCAAGATCGTCGACCGCGCGACGGGCGAAATCTTCATCGGCGAAGTGCCGGCCTATTCGGTCGTCGTGCCGGGGGCTTTGCCGGGCAAGCCTTTGCCCGACGGGACACCGGGGCCGTCGCTCTATTGCGCGGTGATCGTCAAGCGCGTCGATGCGCAGACGCGCGCGAAGACCGGGATCAACGAGCTGCTGCGCGACTGA
- a CDS encoding pyrimidine 5'-nucleotidase yields the protein MPAPLDHIDSWIFDLDNTLYAPSAKLFDLIDERMGAFIMRLLNVDAVEARRVQKQYFHNHGTTMSGLMRHHGIDPENFLIDVHDIALDRLSVDARLRAGLERLPGRKLIFTNADADYAARVLDARGIADMFDGICDIRVTRYTPKPDPEAYAMMISHLKVDPAKSVFVEDMARNLTPAKALGMTTVWLDNGSESGHRGHLPDQVDFHVNDIADWLDSLPLPWGIS from the coding sequence ATGCCCGCCCCGCTCGACCATATCGATAGCTGGATCTTCGATCTCGACAACACGCTCTATGCGCCGTCGGCGAAGCTGTTCGACCTGATCGACGAGCGTATGGGCGCCTTCATCATGCGCCTCTTGAACGTCGATGCGGTCGAAGCTCGGCGGGTGCAAAAGCAATATTTCCACAACCATGGCACGACGATGTCGGGGCTGATGCGCCACCATGGCATCGATCCGGAGAATTTCCTGATCGATGTTCACGACATCGCGCTCGATCGGCTGAGCGTCGATGCGCGGCTGCGCGCCGGGCTCGAGCGCCTGCCGGGACGCAAGCTGATCTTCACCAACGCCGATGCCGATTATGCGGCGCGCGTGCTCGACGCGCGCGGGATCGCCGACATGTTCGACGGCATCTGCGACATTCGGGTTACGCGCTATACGCCGAAGCCCGATCCGGAAGCCTATGCAATGATGATTTCACATCTGAAAGTCGATCCGGCGAAGAGCGTTTTCGTCGAGGATATGGCGCGCAATCTGACCCCCGCCAAAGCGCTGGGGATGACGACGGTCTGGCTGGACAATGGCAGCGAAAGCGGTCATCGGGGCCACCTGCCGGACCAGGTCGATTTCCACGTCAACGACATCGCCGACTGGCTCGATTCATTGCCTTTACCATGGGGAATTTCATGA
- a CDS encoding S8 family peptidase produces the protein MADANRRSSIRRVTGRPLPMLLSLAALSLTACGGGGSTARPSPTPAPPSAPTPTPTPTPTPTPTPPPTGNFNTAETRRSDGVNFHGAVTAYQAGATGQAILAGVIDDGIDQDSPEFAGRISSQSIDLAGSRGINGEGTHGTNVAQVLLGGKNDAGTFGIAFNANLLVLRADRPGSCATEDPTNDESGCRFPETAIAAGLDRAVSAGARVVNISLGGEDPPGATLRAAVSRATAAGIIVIISAGNEGDTNANGNDPNNPDRFAQGMRDAGGGLVVIAGSVDENRAISDFSNRAGVYVGSYLTALGEGVCCAYENGALKTEGNFVFVLNGTSFAAPQVAGAVALVAQAFPNLSSQQIVSLLYQSARDAGAAGDDAIYGQGILDIARAFQPMGATSLAGTSTAVALDAPLGILGGPMGDAGGAGTMGLVTDGFGRAFNVDFGGALGQRRPDFKLSGAIGGLVRQQSAANSSLALSLVTAPGTGGSDALAGLSFHDGQRARTLAASVMTRLDARTRIGFTAGRGAGGLLAGERGESGHAMLIGDAAHEGLGFAASPGIGTIIRHNIVNNQYINIILENGWVSGSRWQDDPLLRYRSGHDSRYQRVGAAWDGRFGPVRTALGASWLRESDSLLGARLGPMFAAGGATSLVGDASFILDMRDDWQIAAAWRQMWTRPDSQGLIAGGALWSTAFSFDVAKANLVRPGDRAALRFAQPLRVARGGIDLMLPVAHDYASGRTDFGRRTYNLAPTGRELVVEASYALALFGGDLIANTWWRQDPGHIAAMPDDRGAALRFTMGF, from the coding sequence GTGGCCGACGCGAACCGACGCAGCAGCATCCGGCGGGTGACCGGGCGGCCTTTGCCCATGCTGCTCTCGCTCGCCGCGCTGTCGCTCACCGCATGCGGCGGCGGTGGCAGCACCGCCCGCCCCTCGCCGACTCCCGCCCCGCCGTCCGCCCCAACACCCACGCCTACCCCGACTCCGACGCCCACCCCGACCCCGCCCCCGACCGGCAATTTCAACACCGCCGAAACGCGCAGGTCCGACGGGGTCAATTTTCACGGCGCGGTCACCGCCTATCAGGCCGGCGCGACGGGTCAGGCCATATTGGCGGGCGTGATCGACGACGGGATCGATCAGGACAGCCCCGAATTCGCGGGGCGCATCTCGTCGCAATCGATCGACCTTGCCGGATCGCGCGGCATCAATGGCGAGGGCACGCACGGCACCAACGTCGCGCAGGTGCTGCTTGGCGGAAAAAATGACGCGGGCACCTTCGGCATCGCGTTCAACGCCAATCTGCTTGTGCTGCGCGCCGACCGGCCGGGCAGCTGCGCGACCGAGGATCCGACCAACGACGAAAGCGGCTGCCGCTTTCCCGAAACCGCGATCGCGGCGGGGCTCGACCGCGCGGTCAGTGCGGGCGCGCGCGTCGTTAACATCTCGCTCGGCGGCGAAGACCCGCCCGGCGCGACCTTGCGCGCCGCGGTCTCGCGGGCGACCGCGGCCGGGATCATCGTCATCATCTCGGCGGGGAACGAGGGCGACACGAACGCGAACGGCAACGATCCGAACAACCCCGATCGCTTCGCGCAGGGCATGCGCGACGCCGGCGGCGGGCTGGTCGTCATCGCCGGATCGGTCGACGAAAATCGCGCGATCTCGGACTTCAGTAATCGCGCGGGCGTTTACGTCGGTTCCTATCTGACCGCGCTCGGCGAAGGCGTGTGCTGCGCTTATGAAAATGGTGCGCTCAAGACCGAGGGCAATTTCGTCTTCGTGCTCAACGGCACCAGCTTCGCGGCGCCGCAAGTCGCGGGCGCGGTTGCGCTGGTCGCGCAGGCGTTTCCGAACCTGTCGAGCCAGCAGATCGTCTCGCTTCTCTACCAATCGGCGCGCGATGCGGGTGCGGCGGGCGACGATGCAATCTACGGACAGGGTATCCTCGACATTGCGCGCGCCTTTCAGCCGATGGGCGCGACATCGCTCGCGGGCACCTCGACCGCGGTCGCGCTCGATGCGCCGCTCGGCATTCTTGGCGGCCCGATGGGCGATGCGGGCGGGGCCGGAACGATGGGCCTCGTCACCGACGGCTTCGGCCGCGCCTTCAATGTCGATTTCGGCGGCGCGCTCGGCCAGCGCCGCCCCGACTTCAAACTGTCGGGCGCGATCGGCGGGCTCGTCCGCCAGCAGAGCGCGGCGAACTCGTCGCTCGCACTCTCGCTCGTGACCGCGCCGGGCACGGGCGGGTCCGACGCGCTCGCCGGCCTCTCCTTTCACGACGGGCAGCGCGCGCGCACCCTTGCCGCCTCGGTGATGACGCGGCTCGACGCGCGCACGCGCATCGGCTTTACGGCCGGACGCGGCGCCGGCGGCCTGCTCGCGGGTGAGCGCGGCGAAAGCGGCCATGCGATGCTGATCGGCGATGCCGCGCATGAGGGCCTCGGCTTTGCCGCCAGCCCCGGAATCGGCACGATAATCCGGCATAATATCGTTAATAATCAATATATTAATATTATATTGGAGAATGGCTGGGTTTCGGGCTCGCGCTGGCAGGACGACCCCCTCCTCCGCTACCGATCGGGCCACGACAGCCGCTACCAGCGCGTTGGCGCTGCGTGGGACGGCCGCTTCGGTCCGGTCCGCACCGCGCTCGGTGCTAGCTGGCTGCGCGAATCGGACAGCCTCCTCGGCGCCCGCCTCGGCCCGATGTTCGCCGCCGGCGGCGCGACCAGCCTCGTCGGCGACGCCAGCTTCATCCTCGATATGCGCGATGATTGGCAAATTGCGGCCGCCTGGCGCCAGATGTGGACGCGCCCCGACAGCCAGGGCTTGATCGCGGGCGGCGCGCTCTGGTCGACCGCCTTTTCGTTCGACGTCGCGAAGGCCAATCTGGTGCGACCGGGCGACCGCGCCGCGCTCCGCTTCGCGCAGCCGCTCCGCGTCGCGCGGGGCGGGATCGACCTGATGCTCCCCGTCGCGCACGATTATGCGAGCGGCCGCACCGACTTCGGCCGCCGCACCTATAACCTCGCTCCCACCGGGCGCGAACTGGTAGTCGAGGCGAGCTATGCGCTGGCGCTTTTCGGCGGCGATCTGATCGCCAACACATGGTGGCGGCAGGACCCCGGCCATATCGCCGCGATGCCCGATGACCGGGGCGCGGCGCTCCGCTTTACGATGGGCTTCTGA
- a CDS encoding metal-dependent hydrolase family protein translates to MKPIHYLPLALVGAALASPLAAQAPARTVIHAGQLLAEPGKPVRGASTIIVEGGKILSIADGYQPADPGATLIDLKDKYVLPGLIDSHVHLTSDAGGIAGQLEEVTLSPAAQAFNAEANGMKTLRAGFTTVRNLGDGDGATLALRDAIAAGKVRGPRIVDAGNSISGSAGHMDGSLGYRDELRPFFAGAGNTCNGADDCRRAVRLQIGRGADVIKFASTGGVNSRIGAGLGKQMFDDEAQAIVDTAHLFGKKVAVHAHGADGIRLAIDAGADSIEHGTILDEATIAAWAKSKTYYVPTLSTVNGYKERLAANPDAYEPDVLAKIQWRISITGKSLEQLVPRGVRIAFGTDAGVSKHGRNGDEFGLMVQHGMKPVEALKAATVNAADLLGLSDQIGTIAPGKSADIIAVASDPVADVRVLKKVDFVMARGAVVD, encoded by the coding sequence ATGAAGCCGATTCACTACCTACCGCTCGCGCTGGTCGGCGCCGCGCTCGCCTCACCGCTTGCGGCCCAGGCGCCCGCGCGTACCGTCATCCACGCGGGTCAATTGCTCGCCGAACCCGGCAAACCCGTGCGCGGCGCCTCGACGATCATCGTCGAGGGCGGCAAGATACTGAGCATAGCCGACGGCTATCAGCCCGCCGACCCCGGCGCGACGCTGATCGACCTCAAGGACAAATATGTCCTCCCCGGCCTGATCGACAGCCATGTCCATCTGACGAGCGATGCGGGCGGCATCGCCGGCCAGCTCGAAGAAGTGACGCTCAGTCCGGCGGCGCAGGCCTTCAATGCCGAGGCGAACGGCATGAAGACGTTGCGCGCGGGCTTCACGACGGTACGGAACCTCGGCGATGGCGACGGCGCGACCTTGGCGCTGCGCGATGCAATCGCGGCGGGTAAGGTACGGGGGCCGCGCATCGTCGACGCGGGTAACAGCATCTCGGGCAGCGCGGGACATATGGATGGCTCATTGGGCTATCGCGACGAACTCCGCCCCTTCTTCGCGGGCGCGGGCAACACCTGCAATGGCGCCGACGATTGCCGCCGCGCGGTGCGGCTGCAGATCGGCCGCGGCGCCGATGTGATCAAATTTGCGTCGACCGGCGGAGTCAACAGCCGCATTGGTGCCGGTCTCGGCAAGCAGATGTTCGACGACGAGGCGCAGGCGATCGTCGATACCGCGCATCTGTTCGGCAAGAAGGTCGCGGTGCACGCGCACGGCGCCGACGGCATCCGCCTTGCGATCGATGCCGGCGCCGATTCGATCGAACATGGCACGATCCTCGACGAAGCGACGATTGCGGCCTGGGCGAAGTCGAAGACCTATTATGTCCCGACACTTTCGACGGTGAACGGCTACAAGGAACGCCTCGCCGCCAATCCCGACGCTTATGAACCCGATGTGCTCGCCAAGATCCAGTGGCGCATTTCGATCACCGGCAAGAGTCTTGAGCAGCTCGTCCCGCGCGGCGTGCGCATCGCGTTCGGTACCGATGCCGGCGTGTCGAAGCACGGCCGCAACGGCGACGAGTTCGGACTGATGGTCCAGCACGGGATGAAGCCGGTCGAGGCGCTCAAGGCGGCGACGGTCAACGCCGCTGACCTGCTTGGGCTGTCCGACCAGATCGGCACCATCGCCCCCGGCAAGAGCGCCGACATTATCGCGGTCGCGAGCGACCCGGTCGCCGATGTGCGCGTACTCAAGAAGGTCGATTTCGTGATGGCCCGGGGGGCGGTGGTCGACTGA
- a CDS encoding DNA-deoxyinosine glycosylase, whose product MPAVRHASFAPHVAPDTQLLILGSLPGARSLAERQYYAHPTNQFWRLLGEVVGRPLADMPYKDRLAALREAKVGLWDVIRSAERHTSSDSLIREVEAHDLAALVADLPNLGMIAFNGGTAAAIGRKQLPPLDGIAIVDLPSSSAAHTIGFAAKLEKWLALKTALEV is encoded by the coding sequence ATGCCCGCCGTCCGCCACGCCAGCTTTGCACCGCACGTCGCGCCCGATACGCAGCTCTTAATCCTTGGCAGTCTGCCCGGCGCCCGTTCGCTCGCCGAACGGCAATATTATGCACATCCGACAAACCAGTTCTGGCGCCTGCTCGGCGAGGTCGTCGGCAGACCGCTGGCGGACATGCCTTATAAAGACAGGTTGGCCGCGCTGCGCGAGGCGAAGGTCGGGCTGTGGGACGTCATCCGCAGCGCCGAGCGGCATACCAGCAGCGACTCACTGATCCGCGAAGTCGAGGCACACGACCTCGCGGCGCTGGTCGCCGACCTGCCCAACCTCGGCATGATCGCCTTCAACGGCGGCACGGCGGCCGCGATTGGGCGAAAGCAACTTCCGCCGCTCGATGGGATCGCCATCGTTGACCTGCCATCGAGCAGCGCCGCGCATACGATCGGCTTCGCTGCAAAACTCGAAAAATGGCTGGCGCTGAAAACCGCACTCGAAGTTTGA
- the rpsL gene encoding 30S ribosomal protein S12, with protein MPTINQLVRKGRTPQKVKSKVPAMDANPQKRGVCTRVYTTTPKKPNSALRKVAKVRLTNQREVITYIPGEGHNLQEHSVVLIRGGRVRDLPGVRYHVLRGVLDTQGVKDRKQSRSKYGAKRPK; from the coding sequence ATGCCCACGATCAACCAGCTGGTCCGCAAGGGCCGGACTCCCCAGAAGGTGAAGTCCAAGGTCCCGGCGATGGACGCAAACCCGCAAAAGCGCGGCGTTTGCACCCGAGTCTATACGACGACCCCGAAAAAGCCGAACTCGGCGCTCCGCAAGGTTGCGAAGGTCCGCCTGACCAACCAGCGCGAAGTCATCACCTATATCCCCGGCGAAGGCCACAACCTCCAGGAACACAGCGTTGTGCTGATCCGCGGCGGTCGTGTCCGCGATCTTCCCGGTGTGCGTTACCACGTCCTGCGCGGCGTGCTCGATACGCAGGGCGTGAAGGACCGCAAGCAGAGCCGTTCGAAATACGGTGCGAAGCGTCCGAAGTAA